The following nucleotide sequence is from Trifolium pratense cultivar HEN17-A07 linkage group LG2, ARS_RC_1.1, whole genome shotgun sequence.
GAATATTATGAATTTTCTGATGACATTAGTAGTAAGTTTCTTAGAATTAGCTCTACTTGTGACCGAGTAAGCTTAAGTAATATATACTTCtctaaatattattttgtaaTCTATGAGGCataggatttttttattttatccttttatgtatatgtatatgtatatatgagCAATGGGGCATAGGATTATTAGTGTTAATAAGGGTTACTTGACATCTTAGCACTCTAATCTAATGTCTTAATGCTCTTAAGTCccctaaaattaaatacaaagacTATTAAAAAACACGCATATTTATATGACATAATATAACCTTCAGTTAAGGTCCTTCACTGAAGGTTATATTATGTCATACAAATATGCGTGAACCTTAACCTTCAGTGAACCCTACCTGAACCCACTTTATGAGATGGTTTTCAACCACccattgaagaagaaaaaaaaagatttgaccAGGGTTTTAAATTTTAGGGATTTTGGAGaagtttgtaattttttagGAACTTGTAGAATGAGGGGAAAGTGGTCGAGCTCGTGTATATGTGGATATAGTTCACATTCTATAATACAAACTGATTGTAAGTGTTCGAATTCTTGAGCTCCATCGTGTGTTATGTCAAGATAATTTTATATCGGGGTAAGTTGGATTTAAACATGCCTTTCTTTTTCAATGTTCACCTTCTACGGGAAAAATATGTTTGAATTAAGAGTTCAAGCAAAGTATTTTCGAATTTTCGCAAAACAAGTGAGAAGAAATGAGAAGCACGAAAACAAAAACTCTTCTTTTTAATGTTGGACTAACGTCATCAAAACCAAAAGTCGATCGTCTCTGACATTTTAAAGatgaaaattaaacaaaaaatacttttaagaaaagtactaaaatgaaaaataactaTATTTAAAAGCACAAAAGTATATTTAAAACtatcttataaatttttattttaaaatatttttcataagtgATCCATACTATGCTGTATATATCTAAAACATTTACGCACgaaaatatatatgaaaaacaaataaaaaatattatagattgTAAAGTACAAATTATTACATCATTAAAAGCTAATTCTAATCACCCATAATTCTGAAAAGAATTATTTAACTTTGCTTACtcaaaaaatttgtttaattttttatattataaacattttgcttaaaatttaaaaggttTAAAGACAAATCAATGTTCATATTATTGAAgaggtttatatttttttttaaaaaaaaatttaagagcATTTAGACTACGAGGTAGAGACGGACATTACTATCCTTCCTTGTCCTCCATCACTATCCTTCGAGGTAGAGGTTTCTACTTTAGACATTGTATGCATAGTGAAATTATTAGTAttttgcaaagaaaaaaaaaatagaaattctcAATAAATGGcaaaatattagtaataaaaaaagtaaGGTGCTAATCTAGTTGAAATATTTTTCTAATGATAATTTTAAATACcattaaaatatttcaaagaaattacaaaaaaaaaaaaaaaaaaaacctaaattgcacttttgatcctctaaattttaaaaattgcaattttggaACTCTAATAATTAAAATCGCACTTTTACCATCTATGTTTGCCTCCTTTATGAAGCAGAACTAATGTTATGTTGGTTGCTAGTGgttaggggtgtacatgggtcgGGCAAATCCGGttgacccggtcaaacccactcaatccaacccaaaaaagtgggttgggtcgggcaagtgggtgggtatggatttcaaaaatgaaaaacccataaaaaaagttgggttacgggtaaaaccggacccaacccaaaaaacccacttacccactagtgctatgttttttgaaatattttttatgaaaatactaaagatttttccatttgatcattaaatattttttatattgaaaataagttatactattttttaagaaaatagaaagattgaataatttttataaacaaatatgataatttatcgcactatttaaaaaataaaaagaaaaacttgaataattttcatgaatatatattataattcatcatttagtcatttgatattaaaaaagcAGGGGCGTCTCCGAATTTTATgagactctgtgcaaaatataaaaatgaccccttaataaaaaaaaaataaaaaaaagttgttgatttaaattgcatataatataaaaaaaaatcaatcttataaacatataaattatcaatattaaatcaatttcattaaattaaatggaacaagaaatacaaaataattatctttgtatataagtcaaaaaggaacatcctaATCTAAGATCAAATtgtatgcaaagattaaaatggactagaactatattaacgattatagataactaatctattgatacatatgatattttatgaacattaacaatatataactattattttagagCCTAAaatttaatctattaatatacatttgatattttataggtataaataatatataagtaatattataggacctcaaaattttgagttgaggccctcaaaattttgagacccGATGCCatcgcacacctcgcacatgtgTGCGAGACGCCTCtgaaaaaaagcaaaaaaaattatttgggtaGCAAACTATCTAACCCGTAAATTAGTGGGTTTACACGAAAAATATGTGATTATTTTTCATAGTTGAAaagttacactatttttcaagaaaataatatggttcagttatttttatgaaaaaataggatGATTCgacatttaaatatttaatataaaaaaatagaaaaataatttgggtaacccactacccaacccaatccaacccggaaattagtggatttacccaacccggcccaatgttataacgggtggttattttcctCGACCCAATCCGGAGTATCCTATGTGGTTCGGGTTTTggtcaaacccaacccaatccggcccacgtacacccctactAGTGGTGATTATGGAGGTGGGGAGTGGCTTGGGGCTGTCGGAGAAAACAGAGGAGTTTTGAGTGAAAGCATGGTGGGCGAGGGAAATGAAAATGGAAGGTTGAGAATCGATTTTGAGTGACTTCCttccatttatttttaattttttttatttattaggtGGCAAAAAAAGCTGACGTGAcggctgagtcacttaagtgacttgtcaCATCAAcgctaattttgtcaaaattggTCTTTTGCAAACTGGGACAAATATAGGGGCtaaaaatactattttaaatattagggggccaaaattacAAGTTTTCTAAACTTAGAGGTCAAAAGTACAATTTAggttaaagaaaaagaaaatataaaagcaaaaagaaataaaaatgtagAGCTGTTTTACATAGCGCCAAAATTAGTTGAAAGATATTTTTCCTTTACCTTTTCTTTAACAAATACTGTAAGAGATATCTCTTCTCTTTACAGTTTACACTCTTATCCACCATGGCATCTTCTTCTCCATCCCCTTTCTCTGCTACACTCTCCTTTGCAAATCCATCGTCAGTGCCTAGACCCCGAGCTTCAACTTTTTCTGTGCTAAACACAAGAGCTATGTCCAAAGATCTTTATTTCAACCATGATGGTTCAACCACAAAGAAACTTCTTGTATAATTGATTCtaaacttgtttttattttaacaaatttagtttattcatttattttcacAAAGTGACTGAGTGAATTTTTTATTGTGGTGTAGGCAGGGGTGGACTTAGTGGCAGAGCTGCTTGGTGTTACATTGGGTCCTAAGGGGAGAAATGTTGTGTTGCATAACAAGTATGGACCACCCAAGATTGTAAATGATGGAGAGACTGTTCTCAAAgaggtttttttctttctttctttttagttATTCACTCATCACCCATTTGCTTCTTCCTTCTAATTagcactgacacgtcgacaccgataataatttgaaaaaatgacataattcagtgCAATTAAAAGTGTCGGTGTCATGTTGGTGTCCGACATTGACGCATGTCCGACACTGGGACCATGCTTCATACTTCATAGCTAATTATGGTAATTGTTCTATGAAAATTCACTATTTACCTTGTCTATTTGAGTTCAACTTTATATTTTGATATGTTATTTGGGTTTAAGTGATACATTGTCCGTTTAAATTTTTACACTTTCACCAAAGCACAACGATTGCCTAACCCACATTTGTTGGCCTGATTGTGAAGGCTTAGTATCTTAGAGCGTGCTTCTTTCAAGGTCTTACGTTTGAATCCTTCTCATGTCAATTTTGGTGATGGGTCAGTCTAAACAGAACGAAATCTTATTTTAAATGGGACCTCTGTTAGTGCAAGGTGGGATTAATGTCCCTCAGATTAGTCTGTTCTTGGGCCGGATACCGAGTCTTCAAAAAAATAGAAGTTTTGTAGTACAACAATTTTAATGATCTAACGATCATAATTGATTCACAATGCAAACAAATATTGATTGGATAGAGAAATGTATTTTATGTTAGTGGTTATGTTAATTTCAACCAATTGAACCATGGAACTTCTGCTTAGAAATCCTTTTTACTTTTATGTTGGTTCTTATTTTGTTCAAAATTGGGAGGTTACTTTTATTGTTGATTGTGTTGTTTAATAACTTCAATTAGGTCTAATAACATGTTTTGTGCTGATGTTGTTTCAGATTGAATTGGAAGATCCATTGGAAAATGTTGGAGTTAAATTGGTAAGACAAGCAGGTGCAAAAACCAATATCTTAGCTGGTGATGGCTCAACTACTTCTGTTATTCTTGCTCATGGCTTAATCAAAGAGGGAACAAAGGTACATATAACATGCCATACATTATAGATGTTACCATATTTTAAGGTTTTAATGGAAATATAACATATATGTAACAATACTAAAATTTCCCAAGATAATAAAGGGTCTTCTTGAATTTTGTGGCCTTTTCGTTCTCTTGTAGGTTATTGCAGCTGGAATGAATCCTATCCAAATTGCTCGCGGGATTGAGAAGACAGCAAAAGCACTTGTTTCTGAACTTAGTTTGATGTCTAGAGAAGTAAGCTCTACTATCTAGTACTTTTCTATTGATTTTTGTTATATGAAACTTCTGGAAGATTTTTGTTGTATGAAACTTCTGGATGAATAAATGGACGATTTTAGaatcgtaatcaaaattatctggtttcattttttaaagaaacaatggaagaaaagagaaattaatattttttatattggcGTAATGCCTATTTTATAACCTTCATCGAGGGAATTTGAAGTTCGTCCCTTGAGAGATTAAAATGTCAAACTCTTAGTATGGACATCAGATGGTGATTTTAGTTATGGATTTTGCTGCCTTTCATTTTCGGCTTGTAGTTGGGAAGTCTCGCTGAATTCGGCAACATTGGTTAGATTTGCAGTTACAATGTCAAACTCTTAGTACTGAGCTAACACCACATGAACATATCATCTGACATCCGATGATGATTTAGTTATGAATTCAGCAAGATTGGTTACATTTGTAGGTTGAGGATCATGAACTTAAAGATGTTGCAGCAGTAAGCGCAGGGAACGATTATATAGTGGGAAACATGATTTCCGAGGCTTTGCATAAAGTAGGAAGAAAAGGAGTAGTGACAATTGAAAAAGGAAAGAGCATTGACAATAGTCTAGAGATAGTAGAAGGAATGCAATTTGATCGTGGATATATGTCTCCATACTTCGTCACAGATCGAAGAAAGATGACAGTTGAACTTCAAGACTGCAAGGTATAACAATTTAGTATATAAAAAGCCTAACATGAATTCTATAAAATAATCAGATTGTGCATGAATTTCTTATTGCAGTTGCTATTAGTTGACAAAAAGATCACAAATCCAAAGGAGCTACTTAACATATTGAATAGCGCGGTGAAAGAGAAGTATTCAATTTTGATAGTTGCAGAGGGAATTGAGCAGGATGCACTTGCtccaattattaaaaataaacttaGGGGTGTACTTAAAGTTGCTGCTATTAAAGCTCCTGCGTTTGGTGAACGCAAGACTCACTATTTAGAAGATATTGCCATCTTGACTGGAGGTATAAGATcaattattcaaattaattttgaagctTACATTATTTTTGGTGATATTTAGTTGTATATGTCTGTATTTGGTTAAGAATATGGTACACTGGAAGTGTTTTGAGTCAAATTCTTAGATACATGCTGTTAAGAAGTCTCGCATCAATTGCAAGATGgtctgaatatatgtttataaagtaggGGCAATTCTTACCATATAAGCCAGGTTGAGTAGGCCTAACTCCAAATTCTAAGACTTATATTTGCATAAGCCAAAATTCTTAGACGTTGAATTGCACGGATAAGATAAGAGTAAGGAAGTGAATTCATAGACGACGGCATTGAAAACTAACAAAGAATCACATTTTAACCATAGATGCTTTCAGCTTGTACTGAGATCTACTTCAATCGCAGTCATGACAGCACAAATTTCAGCAATGAGAGAACCAGTTATGCATAAATCAATTGCAAAACAGCCAAGAACCGATTCCATTTGATCTCGGAAAATAGCACCACCTCTAGCTGGACCAAGGGACCCTATTGCAGCTCCGTTCGTATTAACCTTTATCCAATAATAGAGGAAATACAAACATGTTTGTTCAACTTCTTAACAACATGAATaggaaagataaaaaaatgaagtaCTAATTCTCATTTTCATCAATATGGTAAAATACATTGTGGAAGAAAGCATCATTAGCTTCTAATCATAGTCTTTATTATTCATTCTCTATTTATATTTACTCTCTTGCGTTCTTCAAACATTTCAGGTACCGTAATAAGAGAAGATATGAATTTCACCTTAGAAAAGGCTAGTATGAATGTGCTTGGTTCAGCTACCAAGATTGTCATAACAAGAGATTCTACCTTAGTAGTCACTGATGGCAGTACTAAAGAAGCTGTTGAAAAGAGGGTGTCTCAACTAAAGACCCTTATTGAGGTTCGGAGAGAACTTTCCGATTTGAAAATTATCACTTGATCATTGTATAATAAGTAACATATTTTGCAGAATACTGAAGAAAATTTCcaaaagaatataataaatGAAAGGATAGCAAGATTATCAGGGGGCATTGCCATTCTTCAGGTAATATgaatttcattcattttattttaatatgctgtactataatttaaaaaattattttccattttaagATATAGTTCATTTAAATTTCAGAACCTGAAATGTAAATTATAGGTAGGAGCACAAACACAAGTAGAGTTGAAGGATAAACAACTAAGAATGGAGGATGCCTTAAATGCAACAAAGGTATCTCCTTTTCTTGACTTTAATGAGGTTAGTTGAAATCATTGATAGTTAACTTTCTATGGTCAAATTTGGATCTTCGCAGTCGGCAATTGACGAAGGTGTAGTAGTTGGTGGTGGCTGTAGCCTTTTAAGGCTATCTCAAAAGGTGGATAGCATAAAAGATCTCCTTGACAATGAAGAGCAAAAGGTATTTTATCTGTTTCATACAATTAAGTTCTCCATCATCATGTTGTTTTTTTGTGTCAATGAAGCAAAGTTCTCCATCACGACACTGATGATCTATGTTTCATACACAGAAACTAGATATACGACACTGACACATCGACACcagtaataatttgaaaaaatggaaTGTTGAATGTAAGCACGTGTTTGTGTTGTATCAGTGTCGGATACCAGAAACGCCTTCAATATGAAGTGACCATCTTCTGCAAGCATTCTTTTTGATTTGTTCCcttttgttgattttaaaaGATGGAAATCTTATTCGTAATGTTATCTGTAGATTGGTGCTGAAATCTTCAAAAGAGCTTTGAGCTATCCTACTAGAAAGATAGCAAAAAATGCTGGTGTAAATGGCAATGTTGTCATAAATAAGGTCCTGAGGATGTTGAGAAACTGTTTTCTGTAAGAGATTGATTATGAATTATACTTTTGGATCTTCTGTAAGGTTTAATTAATTCAACTCAACATCATATCTTATGTCATGCAGGTTTTATCAGATGATAATATGAATTTTGGTTACAATGCTGCTACAGACTGTTATGAGGATCTCATGAAGGCTAGAATCATAGATCCAACAAAGGtattataaggaaaaataatTAGTATATTTGTCATAAACTCGTTTACTTATGTTCTCTCGTACGATCCTCTTGTCTTAGAGGTCCTATATTTAGTCAGGAAGATAGTATAATATTGCAtttatgtattatatattttgaaaattggtGCAGGTAGTTAGATGTTGTATAGAGCATGCAGCTTCTGTGGCCAAGACATTTCTAACAGCAAATGCTGTTGTGATCGACCGCATGGAGCTACAACGACCATTACCACGTAGAAAGCCCATGGCTATGCCTAGCAATCCCATGGCTATGCCTAGAAATCCCATGGCTATGCCTAGCAATCCCATGGCTATGCCTAGAAATCCCATGACTAGTTCAGGTACTGTAAAGGCCACTCatttcaaattatcaagttTAGATTGATGGTGAATTTAACAGAATCACATTGTTCAATCAGAATTGTGCAGAAACTACATTCTAAAGTTTCAAAAGAATTACCTTGCACATCCGTTGCAAAGCTATAACTGATGATACATCGTCAATCCAAATATCGACTAATTAAATGCTCTACTATAATATCTTTTTCTGTTATGGATGACAGTGTTGATGTTTGATAATTCAGGTTTAGGACCACTTGGATTTTAAAACGAAAAGTTGTACAGTTTAGAATTCGGCTTGACACCTTCGAGTTACCATCCAAGTATTCATTCAGAAAGACCAATGAAGAAGCATCCAAGTATTCGGCTTTGCAGTTTGCACAAATGGGAGCATTGATCGACAAGGGACGCTCAGTTAGCTTCAAAAACCACAAGCTGTTCAATTAGTAAGGGAAATGCTTAAACTTGAATGACTCCACAACCTAGCAGAAGGAAAATGCTTGCCTCAATTAGtattaaaatcatttttgaataTTTATCAAAGTCACCAATCTTTATATCAGActgaaaaataacattttaaagtCATTGATCTGTATATCAACCTCCAATCTTCGACAAATGAATATATCAAACTCAATATCGCTCAAGTACAAGGCGTGCTACTAAATGTCAATACAAAACAGCGAGATTTcttcgctttcaaccacctccAAGCAATGATCTTGACATTGTTTATTCTGTTTTCCCTCCGGTGAAATGGATTTAGGAAAGCACGTGCCATGATCTCCTACGGATGTGGAGAACTCTCAACTTTCTCTCCTTCCATATTACTCATGCAAaatcagaccttttttttttccagggGTGCTGGTGTCCAATTGATTGGAGAATTTAAATTTCGTTAGACAACATATGTGAAGTATAAACATACACGCGGACATGTTATCacgaataaattttttaaaaaatgacaattcaaaatttcaaattacaTGTGTCTATGTTGTGTCAAAGTCGAATACACCTTTGATGAGAAGTGTCAATTCTATAGAATAATTAAACATTAAATAACATAACATTAAATGGGTAACCAAACCAAACTATATTATTCACATTAATTATCGTTATATTTACCGAAATACTTATACATAATTTAAATTCAACAATTTAACCAAGATATTGGGCTTAAATGGTTAAgtacactaaaaaaattaacattttttttttatttcattgtaaTAAGAATTGTTAATTCAAGAGTCCCCGTGACCATGACACAGTTGATAGGTATAGCGCATTGTATATGTAGAGTCATAGTTCAAACTACACACACTCCAGTTATTCATATTAAGAGTGTAAAGGGCATTGTTGTTGAATTAgtcttattattttcttttgatttaaaattaaaactttttattttaaagttaaactTGGTGACCAAgctaaattgaaatttaaacatCATTGATATGTTTTTGGGCGACCATGATAAATATGAGGATATGTTTTCTACCTACGGATTTTGGTCATTTAGTTACTGTTTTTATCTATCATTATAAGTCAAATTTCTTGTCGTAAATATAAGTgtaatttctatttattttttttagttcaagAACTATTCAtgaattttatacttttaaatattatttaatcgATCTTAGTATGACATCGATATTTCAAAAGCTCAATAAGGAtgacaaaaatatttgtaaCGACACATAAAATATGCTACGAATATGCGAcaatattttatctattttcaaCCTATAAATACTTTGGCACCTCTAAAATATGCATGATTTTAGTAGTAGTTTTACTCAATGAATCTTGCTTATTCTCatcaaaaacataaatattgcttatttttattttattttttagacaaAACAAATATCATTAAATGAGAAATTAATTAGGTTACATCTCCCATATCGTTTTGGATATGAGTTAAGATACAAAGGAGAAAATTTGTGGACCAGACCCTATTTGGATCAGTTTTGGCCCATCGAGCTAAGGCATGAGAAGCCTGATTTCCCATTCTGCTAACCCAAAATAGCGCAATCCCTAGAACAAGCGCGAACAATTTGACCCCAATTGGTTATGGGGAAGCTTTCGCGATTGAAGGCATTGACGATATTAGCAGCGTCAAGCTCGATTATGATGTTGCTGAGGAGGTTCTCTTCCACAATGAATTGCTTCTCTGAGACCCGTTGCTTCCGTCATAGCCacattcactacaagaaaatatcaGATTAGCTACGCCAATTTCGCTACAAACTGTATTTGTGGTTAATTTCAAGTTACAAAAGCCACTTTTCGCTACAAATAGAACTTTTGAACAGttattactatttatttatactatTACTAATTGAtcagaaacatttttttttccaacaaaaaatattaaagaaaagaaagaaataaaaacaaaagcaCTCTCTCGAGAAACTCTCCAACCTAACGGTTTTAGAATCTCTCTCACTTCACTTCACACAATTTTTACTACTCGATCCAAATCCCTTCCTCCATGAACAAAGAGAGAAATTCCACCGCCGCAGATCGGAAATGTCTCCGCCGGAATCACAACTCGATCCAAATCCCTTCCTCCATGAACAATCCtgacaccacttatcactactCCATTTCGTCGCGATTCTCCTCTCTCCGTTAACAGTAACAGACTCCTAACTCCTTCCGCTACAGCAGTTTTCGCCATTGCTAGGTTTTTCGTCGATTTTGTCAATTACTGAAGGTACACGAATTTTCTGTTTAATTTAActgtttaattatttatttatctattttgattttgtgtgtGTTTTGCCGGTTGTTGATTTGAGATTTTTGTGATAACATGTGGAAGAGATTCGAAAAGACTTGCAATTGGTGAAAATGTTCTGGAAAATTTCGTCAAGGTATTTGTATTTATTAACTGTTTCTAGGTTAATCATTTTGTATTGAATCACACTGTTTTGGTGTTAAATTGAATGTTTATGAACTTGATTCTGTTctaggttttttttcttccaagttTTATATTGTGTTTAGTTGAATATTTTGTGTATTATTATGTCATTATGTGCATAGAATCATAGGAATTTGTTGCTGATTTTGAATGTTAATGAACTTGATTGATATATGACACTAATAGTGACCGTGTGTTATACACTGCAGAATTACACTGTTATGGTGTTAATTTGAACGTTTATGAACTTGATTTtgcttttttataatttttataatgtgTTTAGTCGCCCGGCACGCAGGCTCAGTGTTTCGTTGAATATTTTGTGCATTATGCACATAGGATCATATGAATTTGGTGTTGATTTTGATATGTAAGACTGACAGTGACAATAAAGTTCACTTGATTTAGTGTGATTATCATTTGCATGAGTTGCAAAACAGGTTAATAAACTTGATTGGCTTGTGTATGTGGTACTACATTTGGATATGTAAGACCGACAGTGACACTAACGTTCTTTGTCTCTGATCGATTTTGACTTAGAGTTAGTTAATATATGAACttttagttttgtcccaaaatCTACGCTACAACAGAGTAGTATATTACATTGATGATATGGTTATATGGTATAAGGCATTGTTTATCCAATATATAAGCTCAAATTTGTTGAACTATGCTTTAAGAGTCGGGGCAGTGTGGCCTCTTCCACATTTGGTTGGCGTTCTTATTTATGTTTCATGTTAGTATTAATTTGTTTCCATACTTTTAGTTTGCCCTTATGTGACTAGTGGCAGTGTGGCCTCTAGGCTCTATTAGGCAAGGTCATCAGGCAATGGTATTTGTTTGTTCACGAAAAGACACTGCAAAGACTGCTTAGAAACTGGTTTGTCATTTAAGAAGTTTTATATAGTCACGTTATTTGATCTGAAATTTTTTCTCCTTATATTGCAGGTTtgctgaaaccattattttgtaTTATACACTTGGTCTATATGAACAGATAGTTTCTGCCCCATGCCTTGCTTTCAGCATCATTATTTTTATGTCATGTTCAACAGGCTGAACTTGCACGAATGGAAGAAAACTTGGAACTCTTCAATAATGACACAAATCCACATTATTTCTTTATGAAGGTTGTTAGA
It contains:
- the LOC123911599 gene encoding ruBisCO large subunit-binding protein subunit beta, chloroplastic; amino-acid sequence: MASSSPSPFSATLSFANPSSVPRPRASTFSVLNTRAMSKDLYFNHDGSTTKKLLAGVDLVAELLGVTLGPKGRNVVLHNKYGPPKIVNDGETVLKEIELEDPLENVGVKLVRQAGAKTNILAGDGSTTSVILAHGLIKEGTKVIAAGMNPIQIARGIEKTAKALVSELSLMSREVEDHELKDVAAVSAGNDYIVGNMISEALHKVGRKGVVTIEKGKSIDNSLEIVEGMQFDRGYMSPYFVTDRRKMTVELQDCKLLLVDKKITNPKELLNILNSAVKEKYSILIVAEGIEQDALAPIIKNKLRGVLKVAAIKAPAFGERKTHYLEDIAILTGGTVIREDMNFTLEKASMNVLGSATKIVITRDSTLVVTDGSTKEAVEKRVSQLKTLIENTEENFQKNIINERIARLSGGIAILQVGAQTQVELKDKQLRMEDALNATKSAIDEGVVVGGGCSLLRLSQKVDSIKDLLDNEEQKIGAEIFKRALSYPTRKIAKNAGVNGNVVINKVLSDDNMNFGYNAATDCYEDLMKARIIDPTKVVRCCIEHAASVAKTFLTANAVVIDRMELQRPLPRRKPMAMPSNPMAMPRNPMAMPSNPMAMPRNPMTSSGLGPLGF